The Poseidonibacter antarcticus genome includes a region encoding these proteins:
- a CDS encoding manganese-dependent inorganic pyrophosphatase, with protein sequence MAIYTCGHTTPDSDSICSAISLGYLLNKIGREAIPARQGPVSPETQFILDRFGFEAPLLKTEFAGEELFITDYSDKDLAPADVDKATIVGIVDHHKLGDLTTSTPLECWIRPVGCTNTIVKEMYDHHGVEIPANIAGIMMCAILSDTVIFKSPTCTEIDIKAVRELSQICGVEDFGALGMEMFKVKSAVVGVPVRDLILRDYKPFDMHGNAVGIGQLEVIDLSIFDSIKDELQADLEKLRVEKNLHTACLILTDIMKEGSEILVSSQDATVFEKAFDIKLVDGKVWLDGCLSRKKQIIPFLEPAFA encoded by the coding sequence ATGGCAATTTATACATGTGGACATACAACTCCTGATTCAGATTCTATCTGTTCAGCGATTTCATTAGGATATTTATTAAATAAAATAGGACGTGAAGCAATTCCTGCGAGACAAGGTCCTGTTTCTCCAGAAACACAATTTATTTTAGATAGATTTGGATTTGAAGCACCATTATTAAAAACTGAATTTGCAGGTGAAGAATTATTCATAACTGATTATTCAGATAAAGATTTAGCTCCTGCTGATGTTGATAAAGCAACTATTGTTGGAATTGTTGATCATCATAAATTAGGTGACCTTACAACTTCAACACCATTAGAATGTTGGATTAGACCAGTTGGTTGTACAAATACAATTGTAAAAGAGATGTATGATCATCACGGTGTTGAAATTCCAGCTAATATTGCAGGAATTATGATGTGTGCAATTTTATCTGATACAGTTATTTTCAAATCACCAACTTGTACTGAAATTGATATTAAAGCAGTTAGAGAATTATCACAAATTTGTGGTGTTGAAGATTTTGGAGCATTAGGAATGGAAATGTTCAAAGTTAAATCAGCAGTAGTTGGTGTACCTGTTAGAGATTTAATTTTAAGAGATTATAAACCATTTGATATGCACGGAAATGCAGTTGGAATTGGACAATTAGAAGTAATTGATTTAAGTATTTTTGATAGTATCAAAGATGAATTACAAGCAGATTTAGAAAAATTAAGAGTAGAAAAAAATCTTCATACTGCATGCTTAATTTTAACAGATATTATGAAAGAAGGTTCAGAAATTTTAGTATCTTCTCAAGATGCAACAGTTTTTGAAAAAGCTTTTGATATTAAATTAGTAGATGGAAAAGTTTGGTTAGACGGATGTCTTTCAAGAAAAAAACAAATTATACCTTTCTTAGAACCTGCATTCGCATAA
- a CDS encoding asparaginase domain-containing protein, whose product MNVTIINTGGTFNKRYNPIKGQLEVPIDNIALDKIIASCHNVDFEIKNIVSKDSLDMDDNDRQIITDVVNQTSNDKIIIIHGTDTVDLTSAFLRKEVTNKKIVFTGAMVPMSIDEAEATMNFSQALGFLSADIKNGIYLAMHGVVVDASKLVKNRKEGKFVIKD is encoded by the coding sequence ATGAATGTAACAATTATCAATACAGGTGGAACATTTAACAAAAGATATAATCCAATAAAAGGACAACTAGAAGTTCCTATCGATAATATCGCATTAGACAAGATAATTGCATCTTGTCATAATGTAGATTTTGAAATAAAAAATATAGTTTCAAAAGATAGCTTGGATATGGATGATAATGATAGACAAATTATTACAGATGTAGTAAATCAAACATCGAATGATAAAATTATTATAATTCATGGAACAGATACTGTTGATTTAACATCAGCATTTTTAAGAAAAGAAGTTACAAATAAAAAGATAGTATTTACAGGTGCAATGGTTCCTATGAGTATTGATGAAGCAGAAGCTACAATGAATTTTTCACAAGCTTTAGGATTTTTAAGTGCAGATATTAAAAACGGAATATATCTTGCAATGCACGGTGTTGTTGTTGATGCTTCAAAATTAGTGAAAAATAGAAAAGAAGGTAAGTTTGTAATTAAAGATTAA